GGGTAGTAAATGTTTCACAATGGGCACCCGGGGAACATTCTTATTCAGAAAACCCAAGAGAGCTTCTTCCCAACGAACAAGCCTTCCCAGTATAAGCATGATAGGAACTGTTGGTAGGccgatcaaaagaaaaagtggatctGACTGTTCCATTAATGCAAGTCCTTCTTTGGCCCCAACCGCTTGCATGATAGTAAGCGCCCCATAGGTCACAGCAGTCCAATAGATAGAACCAATGACAACACCAGCTGCTATAAATGGGCACACTCTGTAAATAATGCGGTCAGCAATATCAAGAACTAAGATGAGTTTTCCTAAAAACGAAATCACATTAAACAGACTAAACATCAACaatgtaaaaagaaagttACCAATTGGAGGGAAAACTATAACATATTGGGTGTTGCATTGTGGACAGTGAACCCTTTCCAATGAATTGCCTTTCTGCTTTTCGTCAACCCAACGTTGGAGGCAACTTTCATGAACCCATCTTGTTGTCCCACTACATTGGCATGGTTGCACCCACACAGCCGTAAGATCGTCCTCATCCGTAGCAAAACAAACCCAGCAATATCttttgctaaaaaaaaaacaaccaagtTATTGCAAATTCAAGTTTTTAATTGCTTTCACTTACTTATCATCGTGTAAATCTTCTCGGCGATTCGTTTCAATGACGGGTTCTTCTGTCTCAGACTCCatgatatttcagttatttttctttctgttgttTATCACAATATAAAATGCTACAGGGACATCTAGGAGCCGTTACAGAAACCAGTTGGAATAAAACGTCATAAGTGTTGGGTGTTGGCATCCCCCCCCATGAGTTGCgaggtaggaaaaaaaattctaatcaaATTATGCAGTCTAACTTCTAATCAAATacataataatgaaataataagtAAGCAAAAGGTAAACTACGAAATGGCAATCTGACGCAGTGGTTTACACAGGTttacacgacgacgacattaGCTTACTCGAGAATGGGGAGGGGAAAAGACACATAacatagttttttattattagttagattttttcaaaaagtatgGTTGACCCCGAGGAGGAAGCGATGAATGAAACCAGAGTCACAGATTACTCTGATGAAACGATGAcgcaatttatttaaatgtgtTTAGGGATTTAGCAATTGAGTCCTAAAAGTGCTGCTGGTATTTCCGAGGGGATGTTGAGGAGGTGGGGTTCTCATAAGTCATcagatcatcatcatttctcgCAGTCGGCCACACGTTTTTCCACTCGTTCGTAGCTTCATAGTTAATTGGTTCATTgttctattttttcattccgtTCATTCTTCTGTTGAGTGCCGCTGACTTTTGTAAGGATGGTTGTAAGTATAGGAGTAGGTACGTTTGTCGCGTTTTCTTGTTCTGAGCATCCGTCAAGtgatgaatgaatgattcACAGATTACCCCAACTAATGTTATCTTAGTTTTGTTACGATTCTGTTCACAATTATCGGCCTTCATTtagtaatttattttcttgttcgtGCTTTTAAACTCGATCAACTTTATCTGCGCTGAATGACGATCGTGAACGAGCTCTGACATAAAGTTTTCTTGTGATCAAGTCTCCCTTGTCATTTACCATAATAACTGAGAAGTTTCCAATGCTGCCACAATAGTTTTCTACTTAATACTTATAATGGAatgtttttaaacttttctttcactttgtttGTAAGATTGCTTATTGTTGAGGCATAATAGACTTGCTTCAAGTATTAGGGTTTGTTCAACAAACTTTCTCGTTTAGATACATGTACCGTTGTCTAAGTTTCTATTTGAATGTCCATTGTGTTGGTCTTTACAGGGAGGAGTGGTCTATGTTTCAGAATTGGACTACTGGGCAAAGTTCTGCAGTTTGTTATACCATGTACCAAATGGTGAAGACATTGAAATTGAGATGCTCATTTTTCTTGCTTTTATTCACCCAatcaaaattataattttatttttttgttcttgtctCATCAGAAGCTAAAGTATTCTTTGTCATTACCTGGCTGAAATCATCTTTGCTATCCAGCAGTTCTACACTTTCTAGTTTGGAATATGAAAAGGTATAAATATTGTAACTCCAATTATATTTAGGCAACAAATGAATTCATatcaatttttatgttttctagATGCATTGTTTGGATCTGGTAGACAtgactttaaaaaaagtaaacaaagaATAATACATCaacgtaaatttttattggtcAACAAGTAGTACTTGGATATTAAATCACGAGCTCACAAATCATGTGCTTGCATGGCACGAATTCAGTACAACCTGAAGACTCAACTAGGACTTCCAGGTAATTATTTTCGTTGCCCAATGGCGTTACAGATAGTTCTATGGTCGCTGGATATATGTGCGtcataattattaaaacacgatttttttttaaattttcattgaaaGTAAAACGTTGTTTATTCAGGCTTCACCATCTCTCATTGTGGGCTTTTACGGCAGTAGTCAACGCTCGAGTACAACGGCTTCAATAGTTTCCCACGTCGTGTGTAGGTAATTGATCAGACTATCCCTGAACTCTTCATCTTTaagttctttttattactttataCGACGATTTCGACATAGTGCATATGTGTTCGTAGA
This region of Daphnia pulex isolate KAP4 chromosome 9, ASM2113471v1 genomic DNA includes:
- the LOC124201946 gene encoding E3 ubiquitin-protein ligase MARCHF5-like, with the protein product MESETEEPVIETNRREDLHDDNKRYCWVCFATDEDDLTAVWVQPCQCSGTTRWVHESCLQRWVDEKQKGNSLERVHCPQCNTQYVIVFPPIGKLILVLDIADRIIYRVCPFIAAGVVIGSIYWTAVTYGALTIMQAVGAKEGLALMEQSDPLFLLIGLPTVPIMLILGRLVRWEEALLGFLNKNVPRVPIVKHLLPTFQIASDSVRPHTQGTEPPFSDPVSATRVLCGALIFPSMAVLFGKLLFHPVHSNLKKTFFGGIAFLMLKGALKIYYKQQILIRQYQRRVLDFAKRPSDGKEIKTSSNTNP